The following proteins come from a genomic window of Nautilia profundicola AmH:
- the rpmI gene encoding 50S ribosomal protein L35, with translation MPKMKTNRGAAKRFKVKKSGKIKRGAAYRSHILTKKSQKRKRNLRAPKYVDSTNIKAVRELLAI, from the coding sequence ATGCCTAAAATGAAAACAAACAGAGGGGCAGCTAAAAGATTCAAAGTTAAAAAAAGTGGTAAAATTAAAAGAGGTGCGGCATACAGAAGCCATATCCTAACTAAAAAATCACAAAAAAGAAAAAGAAACTTAAGAGCCCCTAAATACGTAGATAGCACAAACATCAAAGCAGTAAGAGAACTACTGGCTATCTAA
- a CDS encoding beta-ketoacyl-ACP synthase III produces MFAKFTSIGAYVPEKILTNKDLEKIVDTNDEWITKRTGIKTRHIAEEEVTSDLAYKAALDALKNADMKPEDIDMIIVATITPDYFTMPSTACVVAEKLGIVRPAVDISAACTGFIYALAHAKAFIESGMYKNVLIIGAETLSKIVNWKDRTTCVLFGDGAGAAIISATDNKEEAIIDIDINADGKFQDFLITPGRGVKLGCDTDRIWLEMKGNETFKVAVKTLSQSVRDILNRNNMTSDDIDWFIPHQANYRIIDAVARAIKMPEEKSVLTVHKYGNTSSASIPMAINDMYKVGKLKKGDIMLLDAFGGGFTWGSALVPFN; encoded by the coding sequence ATGTTTGCTAAATTCACAAGTATAGGTGCATATGTCCCTGAAAAAATTTTAACAAACAAAGATTTGGAAAAAATAGTAGATACAAACGATGAATGGATTACAAAAAGAACAGGTATCAAAACAAGACATATTGCTGAAGAAGAAGTAACAAGTGATCTTGCATATAAAGCTGCTCTTGACGCACTTAAAAATGCAGATATGAAACCTGAAGATATTGATATGATCATAGTTGCGACTATTACTCCCGATTATTTCACTATGCCTTCAACCGCCTGCGTAGTAGCTGAAAAACTTGGTATCGTAAGGCCGGCTGTTGATATCAGTGCGGCATGTACAGGATTTATATATGCTCTTGCACATGCTAAAGCTTTTATAGAAAGCGGTATGTATAAAAACGTACTTATTATAGGGGCCGAGACACTCAGCAAAATTGTAAACTGGAAAGATAGAACAACATGCGTATTATTCGGTGACGGTGCAGGCGCTGCTATTATTAGTGCAACCGATAACAAAGAAGAAGCTATTATTGATATAGATATAAATGCTGACGGAAAATTTCAAGACTTTTTAATCACTCCTGGAAGAGGTGTTAAACTTGGATGCGATACCGACAGAATTTGGCTTGAAATGAAAGGTAACGAAACATTTAAAGTAGCGGTTAAAACACTTTCACAATCAGTCAGAGATATATTAAACAGAAACAATATGACAAGTGATGATATTGACTGGTTTATTCCTCATCAGGCAAACTACAGGATCATAGACGCTGTTGCAAGAGCAATTAAAATGCCTGAAGAAAAATCTGTGTTAACTGTTCATAAATACGGAAACACATCTTCGGCTTCTATTCCGATGGCAATAAATGATATGTATAAAGTAGGTAAACTAAAAAAAGGCGATATTATGCTTCTCGACGCATTTGGCGGAGGCTTTACCTGGGGAAGTGCTTTAGTCCCTTTCAATTAA
- a CDS encoding 4Fe-4S dicluster domain-containing protein: MAVKITDTCINCGACLDECPVEAIVDDSENPTGEEIYYVYPDKCVECVGYYDEPACAAACPTEGCIVWDECKEGQTCAENRGEPGEPVIE, from the coding sequence ATGGCAGTAAAAATTACTGATACTTGTATTAACTGTGGGGCATGTCTTGACGAATGTCCAGTAGAAGCAATCGTAGATGATAGCGAAAACCCAACTGGTGAAGAAATTTACTACGTATATCCTGATAAATGTGTTGAATGTGTAGGATATTATGACGAACCTGCATGTGCAGCTGCATGTCCAACTGAGGGATGTATTGTATGGGATGAGTGTAAAGAAGGACAAACTTGTGCAGAAAATAGAGGTGAACCAGGAGAACCTGTAATCGAATAA
- the rpmF gene encoding 50S ribosomal protein L32 gives MAVPKRRNSKTRGAKRRTHYKIKLSSVIKCSNCGAYKRPHRVCPSCGEY, from the coding sequence ATGGCAGTTCCAAAGAGAAGAAACTCTAAAACAAGAGGAGCGAAGAGAAGAACACATTACAAAATCAAACTAAGTTCTGTAATTAAATGTTCAAACTGTGGTGCTTACAAAAGACCTCACAGAGTATGCCCAAGCTGCGGTGAGTATTAA
- a CDS encoding tetratricopeptide repeat protein produces the protein MKKLLIFLFVVNLFAFDYFTIKKADEFYKNKQYLLAAEEYLKLNSQKALYNAANAYYKAGRYKKAIALYNKINKKDLQFQKYYNLGNAYALSGEYIKAIESYKKALKIKKDKDAEYNLKVIEKLLKKQKNKNKQNKNNKQNKKNTKNGNKKQNNKKQNKKNKQQNNKQNNQNKNQNKQNKKTDKKQNNSKDEKANKNKKPFNKKIEKKEFVKTKETNTSDIRMKFYEKQIKSLKFNTLLIPLKGNE, from the coding sequence ATGAAAAAACTTTTGATATTTTTATTTGTTGTAAATCTGTTTGCTTTTGATTATTTTACGATTAAAAAAGCGGATGAATTTTATAAAAACAAACAATATCTCCTCGCAGCCGAAGAATATTTGAAACTAAATTCACAAAAAGCCCTTTACAATGCCGCAAACGCATACTATAAAGCCGGAAGATACAAAAAGGCCATCGCTCTTTACAATAAAATTAACAAAAAAGATTTACAATTTCAAAAATATTATAATCTCGGAAACGCTTATGCACTTAGCGGAGAATATATAAAAGCAATCGAATCATATAAAAAAGCGCTTAAAATAAAAAAAGACAAAGATGCCGAATATAACTTAAAAGTTATTGAAAAATTATTGAAAAAGCAAAAAAATAAAAACAAACAAAACAAAAACAACAAACAAAATAAAAAGAACACCAAAAACGGCAATAAAAAACAAAACAACAAAAAACAGAACAAAAAAAATAAACAGCAAAACAACAAACAGAATAACCAAAACAAAAATCAAAACAAGCAAAACAAAAAAACAGATAAAAAACAAAACAACAGCAAAGATGAAAAAGCGAATAAAAACAAAAAACCTTTCAATAAAAAAATAGAAAAAAAAGAATTCGTAAAAACAAAAGAAACAAACACAAGCGATATCAGAATGAAATTTTACGAAAAACAGATAAAATCTCTTAAATTCAATACATTGCTAATACCACTTAAAGGAAACGAATGA
- a CDS encoding BatD family protein gives MKKLFLLLIPIFILAFVNVHVNKKTVYPGEEVVFTIEAAGNDIKFPSIKDIEGFRVQGTAVTQNIMILNGNMQKSVSKSYIFFPTKSVTIPSFDVEVDGKTYKTKPVKITVTKPKESKNGDFKLKLSVNKTKVYIGEPVIFNIQFFQKEGTSPQSIEIQKPNFNDFITKQISKKEYAKDGFNVTQYSFLLIPQKAGNYKIGPILAKVGYLSKETPFNDPFFNLVTASLKYTNIFSNEVDINVSAIPQNSVYGKFKAKFSADTTEVQANEPVKITLTIKGCGDFYDLPDFKLNIPKATIYENSPNIKTYIKNGKLCGTYTKEFTVVSNNDIVISPIEFKAFDGKLYDVKTNKLFITVHNKNIKKNIVQKEIKQKIIYKTKTNYIMMILIFVIGIIVGILFTYLIKLKLPGNDDLIRKIKKANEKELFNILLEYSYNPEIEKILKDLEENIYNNKQNKINKKEIIKIIKRIIKK, from the coding sequence ATGAAAAAATTATTTTTACTTTTAATACCAATATTTATACTGGCTTTTGTAAATGTACATGTTAATAAAAAAACCGTATATCCGGGTGAAGAAGTTGTTTTTACTATCGAAGCTGCCGGTAACGATATAAAATTCCCTTCCATTAAAGATATTGAAGGATTCCGTGTACAAGGAACCGCAGTAACTCAAAACATTATGATTCTTAACGGAAATATGCAAAAAAGCGTTTCAAAAAGCTATATATTTTTTCCGACAAAAAGTGTAACGATTCCTTCGTTTGATGTAGAAGTTGACGGTAAAACATACAAAACAAAACCCGTAAAAATAACCGTTACAAAACCTAAAGAGAGTAAAAACGGAGATTTTAAACTAAAATTATCGGTAAATAAAACAAAGGTTTACATAGGAGAGCCGGTAATATTCAATATTCAGTTTTTCCAAAAAGAAGGCACATCTCCGCAAAGTATAGAAATACAAAAACCGAACTTTAATGATTTTATTACAAAACAGATTTCAAAAAAAGAATACGCCAAAGACGGATTTAACGTAACACAATATTCTTTTTTACTTATTCCACAAAAAGCCGGAAATTATAAAATAGGACCTATATTGGCGAAAGTGGGATATTTAAGTAAAGAAACACCTTTTAACGATCCGTTTTTTAATCTTGTAACGGCATCGTTAAAGTATACAAACATATTTTCAAACGAAGTCGACATTAATGTATCGGCAATACCTCAAAATAGTGTATATGGAAAATTTAAAGCAAAATTCAGTGCTGATACAACGGAAGTTCAGGCCAACGAACCGGTAAAAATAACGCTTACAATAAAAGGTTGCGGAGACTTTTATGACTTACCGGATTTTAAACTCAACATTCCAAAAGCAACTATATATGAAAATTCCCCGAACATAAAAACTTATATAAAAAACGGCAAACTTTGCGGTACATACACAAAAGAATTCACTGTAGTTTCAAATAATGACATAGTCATATCTCCGATTGAATTTAAAGCATTTGACGGAAAATTATATGATGTAAAAACAAATAAACTTTTTATTACTGTACATAACAAAAACATTAAAAAAAATATCGTTCAAAAAGAAATTAAACAAAAAATAATTTATAAAACTAAAACAAATTATATTATGATGATTCTTATTTTTGTTATAGGAATAATTGTAGGAATATTGTTTACCTATCTAATTAAGCTGAAATTACCCGGAAACGACGATTTGATTAGAAAAATCAAAAAAGCAAACGAAAAAGAACTGTTTAATATTCTGTTGGAATACTCTTATAATCCTGAAATAGAAAAAATCTTAAAAGATTTAGAAGAAAACATTTACAACAACAAACAAAATAAAATTAATAAAAAAGAAATAATTAAAATAATCAAAAGAATAATAAAAAAATAA
- a CDS encoding diguanylate cyclase domain-containing protein, giving the protein MTLKNYLEKVCYKDIEDLKEKTLADLIAYMYKCDSSTFYVVRNKKPIYIFTSTDMLEIFMKNLLSMSIEEYINKNPKQLKKLSIKTNILDAYYFMRSHKLKHIPIVNENEELLGEISFKTLSLKIADIVIKDPLTGLFNQKYFDVLLEEYNEFNKPLGIIFVELKNMNILEGFYGAEKINEIIKTYADAIKECVREIDFVFRMGYRFKILTFNNLEITDKIVRRIREKLENTDYEGIKVSFEIAFSHVPELEDNVLTAIESCEKKLIERD; this is encoded by the coding sequence ATGACGCTTAAAAATTATCTTGAAAAGGTTTGTTACAAAGATATAGAAGATTTAAAAGAAAAAACTCTTGCGGATTTGATTGCTTATATGTATAAGTGTGATTCATCAACATTTTATGTCGTAAGGAATAAAAAGCCTATATATATTTTTACAAGTACAGATATGTTAGAGATATTTATGAAAAATTTACTCTCAATGAGTATAGAAGAATATATTAATAAAAACCCGAAACAGCTTAAAAAGTTATCTATAAAAACAAATATTTTGGATGCATATTATTTTATGAGAAGTCATAAATTAAAACATATACCAATAGTTAATGAAAATGAGGAGTTGTTAGGAGAAATTTCTTTTAAAACATTAAGTTTAAAAATAGCCGATATTGTAATAAAAGATCCGTTAACAGGGCTTTTTAATCAAAAATATTTTGATGTTTTGTTAGAAGAATATAATGAATTTAATAAACCTTTGGGCATAATTTTTGTCGAACTTAAAAATATGAATATTCTTGAAGGATTTTATGGAGCGGAAAAAATAAATGAAATAATTAAAACTTATGCCGATGCAATTAAAGAGTGTGTCAGAGAAATTGATTTTGTATTTCGTATGGGCTATAGGTTTAAAATTTTAACGTTTAATAATTTAGAAATTACTGATAAAATAGTTAGAAGAATAAGAGAAAAATTAGAAAATACCGATTATGAAGGAATAAAAGTTTCTTTTGAAATTGCTTTTTCACATGTGCCTGAACTTGAAGACAATGTATTAACGGCTATTGAAAGCTGTGAAAAAAAATTAATTGAAAGGGACTAA